The Schizosaccharomyces pombe strain 972h- genome assembly, chromosome: I genome contains a region encoding:
- the mug121 gene encoding protein mug121: MKGFVVISRFILTLFILITPGLAGVVNYAENSEWNVPKYGNVLDSNCQGQKPVTFFGSVTEHVSNSWWIKLYDYMMTFISGEKLCMQNVAYEFEDISLCMDVVGSKCIPTLQSTDIEKVVNSTSAYLENSESDLTLGCFQIQRFQEESTLYIRALKSSEPVSCDTVRCIHFNHIPYV, from the exons ATGAAGGGTTTTGTTGTCATTTCCCGATTCATTTTGACACTTTTCATACTTATCACTCCCGGTTTGGCCGGTGTAGTCAATTATGCAGAAAATAGTGAATGGAATGTTCCTAAGTACGGAAACGTCTTAGATTCTAACTGTCAAGGGCAGAAACCTGttacattttttggatCTGTAACTGAACATGTTTCAAATTCCTGGTGGATTAAACTTTACGATTATATGA TGACTTTTATTAGTGGTGAAAAGTTGTGCATGCAGAATGTTGCGTACgaatttgaagatattTCTTTATGTATGGATGTAGTAGGCAGTAAATGCATTCCAACTTTGCAATCAACGGATATTGAGAAAGTTGTCAATTCAACATCTGCTTACTTAGAAAATTCCGAGTCCGACTTAACTTTGGGatgttttcaaatccaAAGATTTCAGGAAGAAAGCACATTGTATATCAGGGCCCTCAAATCATCTGAACCCGTTTCATGCGACACAGTGCGTTGCATTCATTTCAACCATATTCCTTACGTATAG
- the mre11 gene encoding Mre11 nuclease, with amino-acid sequence MPNDPSDMNNELHNENTIRILISSDPHVGYGEKDPVRGNDSFVSFNEILEIARERDVDMILLGGDIFHDNKPSRKALYQALRSLRLNCLGDKPCELELLSDTSLTTGDTAVCNINYLDPNINVAIPVFSIHGNHDDPSGDGRYSALDILQVTGLVNYFGRVPENDNIVVSPILLQKGFTKLALYGISNVRDERLYHSFRENKVKFLRPDLYRDEWFNLLTVHQNHSAHTPTSYLPESFIQDFYDFVLWGHEHECLIDGSYNPTQKFTVVQPGSTIATSLSPGETAPKHCGILNITGKDFHLEKIRLRTVRPFIMKDIILSEVSSIPPMVENKKEVLTYLISKVEEAITEANAQWYEAQGTVPVVENEKPPLPLIRLRVDYTGGYQTENPQRFSNRFVGRVANATDVVQFYLKKKYTRSKRNDGLYTSAVEDIKINSLRVESLVNEYLKTNRLECLPEDSLGEAVVNFVEKDDRDAIKECVETQLNKQINLLVKKRVTEENLEQEISSIINDLPKISTTKRKDYEELPEEVSETSINIAEHTPVLKHTSSLLDHHSPLATSSSEHEMEATPSPALLKKTNKRRELPSSLTKKNTRTPQRSKEVKKVPARKLSQSTKKSDKNTQSTLLFYDPSSTTEAQYLDNEDDEILDD; translated from the exons ATGCCAAATGACCCCTCAGATATGAATAATGAACTtcataatgaaaatactATTAGAATCTTAATATCTTCTGACCCACATGTGGGATATGGGGAGAAAGATCCTGTTCGTGGTAACGATTCCTTTGTTAGTTTCAACgaaattttagaaattgcTCGTGAAAGAGAT GTGGATATGATTTTGTTAGGCGGTGATATATTTCATGACAACAAACCGTCAAGAAAGGCTTTGTATCAAGCACTTCGCTCACTCAGATTAAACTGTTTAGGAGACAAACCATGTGAACTTGAGCTATTAAGTGACACATCCTTAACCACTGGGGATACGGCTGTTTGCAATATTAATTACTTAGATCCGAACATCAACGTGGCTATACCAGTTTTCTCAATTCATGGTAATCACGATGACCCTTCTGGTGATGGTCGTTATAGTGCTTTGGATATTCTTCAAGTAACTGGCTTAGTGAACTACTTTGGTCGTGTTCCAGAGAATGATAACATTGTGGTGAGTCCAATATTGCTGCAAAAAGGTTTCACAAAACTTGCATTATACGGAATTTCAAATGTTCGAGATGAAAGACTTTATCACTCTTTTCGTGAAAATAAGGTTAAATTTTTACGTCCTGATCTATATCGGGATGAATGGTTCAACTTATTGACCGTACATCAAAATCA CTCTGCCCATACACCAACGAGCTATTTACCTGAAAGCTTCATCCAAGATTTCTATGACTTCGTGTTATGGGGACACGAACACGAGTGTCTGATAGATGGCAGCTATAATCCTAcacaaaaatttacagtGGTACAACCAGGATCAACTATTGCAACTTCTTTAAGTCCTGGTGAAACTGCACCCAAGCATTGTGGTATCTTAAATATTACTGGGAAAGATTTTCATTTAGAGAAGATTCGTTTGCGAACGGTTCGGCCATTTATAATGAAGGACATTATTCTCTCAGAGGTTTCTTCCATCCCCCCAATGgtggaaaataaaaaggaagTATTAACGTATTTAATCTCAAAAGTTGAAGAGGCAATTACTGAAGCAAATGCACAATGGTACGAAGCTCAAGGAACCGTTCCAGTGGTTGAAAACGAAAAGCCACCTCTTCCTTTAATTCGGTTACGTGTCGATTATACAGGTGGATACCAAACGGAAAATCCCCAGCGGTTTTCTAATAGATTTGTTGGCAGGGTTGCAAATGCAACAGATGTTGTCCAATTttatcttaaaaaaaaatacacta GGTCTAAAAGAAACGACGGCCTATATACTTCCGCAGTAGAAGATATCAAAATTAACTCTCTTCGAGTTGAGTCATTGGTAAACGAATacttaaaaacaaataggCTAGAATGTCTTCCTGAAGATAGTCTTGGTGAAGCGGTGGTTAActttgttgaaaaagacGACAGAGATGCTATTAAAGA ATGCGTCGAAACACAGcttaataaacaaatcaacTTATTGGTTAAAAAACGAGTTACGGAGGAAAATCTTGAACAAGAAATAAGCTCTATCATCAATGatcttccaaaaatttcaactACAAAACGGAAAGATTACGAAGAGTTACCAGAGGAGGTATCAGAAACTTCTATAAATATTGCTGAGCACACACCTGTACTTAAACATACCAGCTCACTGTTGGATCATCATTCACCGTTAGCGACTTCTTCGAGTGAGCATGAAATGGAAGCAACACCTTCTCCAGcacttttgaaaaaaactaaTAAGCGACGAGAATTACCGTCTTCTTTaacgaagaaaaatacCAGAACACCACAAAGAAGCAAAGAAGTGAAAAAAGTACCAGCTCGTAAATTGTCACAATCAACGAAAAAGAGTGACAAAAATACACAATCTACGCTTCTATTTTACGACCCATCCAGCACCACAGAAGCGCAGTACTTGGATAACGAGGATGACGAAATTTTAGATGATTGA
- the fep1 gene encoding Fe-sensing transcription factor Fep1 produces the protein MAAKPAPFGQSCSNCHKTTTSLWRRGPDNSLLCNACGLYQKHRKHARPVKSEDLKDISPLIQQVCKNGTCAGDGFCNGTGGSASCTGCPALNNRIRSLNASKSQSGRKSLSPNPSSVPSSTETKASPTPLESKPQIVSDTTTETSNGTSRRRSSHNQHEDSSPPHEPSVTFCQNCATTNTPLWRRDESGNPICNACGLYYKIHGVHRPVTMKKAIIKRRKRLVFNGNANESQHNLKRMSSGDSGSSVKQQSTRDGPFSKSFPNGNGHASGNSGEGLAEHGMNTGVLPPASTFPSYNSNFTGFLPSSFNPSPLMTLSRLAAGEPDNNGKVYYSYGPTQEQSILPLPENKHEGLPPYQNEYVPNGIRANQVVYPGQLVAVGNDSSKQLSESTTSNTDNNGVATANQSNPLGMKFHLPPILPVGESVCLPPRTSAKPRIAEGIASLLNPEEPPSNSDKQPSMSNGPKSEVSPSQSQQAPLIQSSTSPVSLQFPPEVQGSNVDKRNYALNVLSQLRSQHDLMIQELHNLNQHIQQIDEWLRSSDNENMASEHIKSSTPAVVASGALQT, from the coding sequence ATGGCTGCGAAACCTGCTCCTTTTGGCCAAAGTTGTTCCAACTGCCACAAAACTACTACTTCTTTATGGCGTCGTGGCCCCGATAATTCCCTTTTGTGCAATGCTTGTGGCTTATATCAAAAACATCGCAAGCATGCCCGTCCTGTCAAATCTGAAGATTTAAAAGACATTTCTCCACTGATACAGCAAGTTTGTAAAAACGGAACCTGTGCTGGAGATGGATTCTGTAACGGTACGGGTGGCAGTGCTTCATGTACTGGTTGTCCTGCTTTAAATAATCGTATAAGAAGTCTCAATGCTTCTAAGTCTCAGAGCGGACGCAAAAGTCTATCTCCCAATCCTAGCAGTGTACCCTCTAGCACTGAAACCAAAGCTTCGCCTACACCTCTAGAATCGAAACCTCAAATCGTTTCAGATACCACGACTGAAACTAGCAATGGCACTAGTAGACGACGTTCTAGTCATAACCAGCATGAAGACTCATCTCCTCCTCATGAACCAAGTGTTACTTTTTGCCAAAACTGTGCTACCACAAATACTCCTTTGTGGCGCCGCGACGAGTCGGGTAATCCGATCTGTAATGCTTGTGGTTTGTATTACAAAATTCATGGGGTACATCGTCCCGTTACCATGAAGAAGGCAATCATTAAACGTCGAAAAAGGCTGGTTTTTAACGGTAATGCGAATGAGTCGCAACACAACTTAAAAAGAATGTCAAGTGGGGATTCCGGATCTTCCGTTAAGCAACAGTCTACAAGGGATGGTCctttttctaaatcttTTCCCAATGGTAATGGCCATGCTTCTGGAAATTCTGGTGAAGGTCTGGCTGAGCATGGAATGAATACTGGAGTATTACCTCCGGCTAGTACATTTCCTTCATACAACAGCAATTTTACCGGGTTCTTGCCTTCTTCGTTCAATCCTTCACCATTGATGACATTGTCACGGTTAGCGGCTGGTGAACCTGATAATAATGGGAAAGTTTATTACTCATATGGTCCTACTCAGGAACAATCAATATTGCCTCTTCCTGAGAACAAGCATGAAGGATTGCCTCCTTACCAAAATGAGTATGTTCCCAATGGTATACGAGCTAATCAAGTAGTATACCCTGGTCAGCTTGTAGCAGTTGGCAATGATTCTAGTAAGCAATTATCGGAATCTACAACATCGAACACGGATAATAATGGCGTTGCAACTGCCAACCAATCCAACCCCTTAGGCATGAAGTTTCATTTACCTCCTATCCTTCCTGTTGGCGAGTCAGTCTGTTTGCCTCCTCGAACTTCTGCAAAGCCAAGGATTGCTGAAGGAATTGCTTCCTTACTTAACCCCGAAGAGCCACCCTCAAATTCCGACAAGCAGCCATCAATGTCAAATGGACCGAAATCAGAAGTTTCACCTTCGCAATCTCAGCAAGCTCCTTTAATCCAATCCTCTACCTCGCCGGTTTCTTTGCAGTTTCCTCCTGAAGTTCAGGGATCAAATGTAGATAAACGCAATTATGCTTTGAATGTTCTTTCGCAATTGCGTTCTCAGCATGATTTAATGATTCAGGAGTTGCACAATTTAAATCAGCACATTCAACAAATAGATGAATGGCTGAGGTCCTCTGACAATGAAAATATGGCTTCTGAACATATTAAATCCTCAACCCCTGCTGTTGTTGCATCTGGAGCTCTTCAAACATAA
- the lsd2 gene encoding putative histone demethylase SWIRM2: MNTSENDPDGHYDFPEMTEHHSDRASSYANANNVNSTQPQLVSSEQALLAILGGGLQSITPNSVNQNAYSRSTYRTDGGLNSQPVSSLNNQWGNYNPAFLPSRYDSSFHPYTISQAANQPFPQHLLGNSNAGVAQQSGMRTIGLPPTVGSSFPQQKSSTYENFFDANSPSSQQFPSTYPSRSQNPLSSSGDGSTAIHAGPIQHQNSNAFSNYPYPLDASHLSSQQLLSMYRDQVSHGVTPSTFRNHESFMPTQLVSATELSKSVDNAVLPIPPTTAPAVVSPPASSFPLMSSAATSGNISSPALFDSELGARPEGSVAIEPSRVLLQWSSQSSSHTIPSAGASIPTSSLKSFFEHAAEAARKCNLDPRALESFEQHMLSDRLHDPVVLFHYFQIRNSICWLWIKNPTHAISRVEAQGVCVDRCLFQLASLAYEFLVRYGYINYGCLSFDSSFTNETNTGTTSSSASKQKTIAVVGAGLTGLICARQLTGLFSQYSSSFLSKNELPPKVIILEAKERTGGRIYSRALPVSHTSATQINHHTSNSNSISSNSTSLNPKDVTDPSHIPSAIDLGFQFLFSPMDDILLNLLNKQLGIEVTEMTGSDLVYDETDTKVLDMVEVKKLNILWEKLLEYVSVCFFINVEESVRISWISQFQLFIDEMFPDHLSKSLSLNASHEFSFKKTMLILIDEVSSYAKLGNSQKKFLIWCFKVAELDDTLYPLNTVDTDFSKDILIPKVARRGLSQLPWALQSYPSPLNIHYEKFVSKVTIENDKCTLDCKDNSSYEVDQVVIACSPSHFSSNIEFSPGLPNFVTENIKSIDFKPGKKVILRYAAAFWRKNIRSFGIIPKSLSQEMNNDENDGKSCFVLRIWNMLPETGVPILVADINPQMTSSSSNETSHLIQELHSLIVDHFQNDSNSSADLLDAWVTNWSRNGVYDGLNSYPNFANDKQQYEKRFRQSQLSYNLGRLHIAGDYIFSCVGCRTLQRSFLSGLSVCTGIIDSLAPISLTIPIIGETSRKELDQFLRNSKVNNFDPNAEAQRHLSYQARYRLKKQERLDEHKEEQEQLVTELLGYLPEPPSKPNANPFLLYQKMQWHVCRALADEDKRRLTGDSTAKATINETRAKLGKTWRQLDDLGKKPWIDEIAAQREAYAGKILRYQRLTKEYEMRAEQIRNDYAAKCQDEPIPDDEARLFMQAQREEEQRKQTQDDNISKSREASDEEYHDDGSSDSGYNGTRY; encoded by the exons ATGAACACGAGCGAGAATGATCCAGATGGTCATTATGACTTTCCAGAAATGACAGAGCATCATTCTGACCGGGCTTCATCATATGCTAACGCCAACAACGTTAATTCAACTCAACCTCAATTGGTGAGTAGTGAACAAGCGCTTTTAGCTATTTTAGGAGGTGGATTACAGTCTATCACACCTAATTCTGTTAATCAGAACGCGTATTCAAGGTCAACTTATCGTACAGATGGCGGCTTAAATTCACAGCCAGTTAGCTCACTGAACAATCAATGGGGAAACTATAATCCAGCATTTTTACCTTCTAGATATGATTCCTCTTTTCACCCTTACACAATTTCGCAAGCGGCTAATCAACCATTTCCTCAGCATCTTTTAGGCAATTCAAATGCAGGTGTCGCTCAGCAGTCTGGAATGAGAACAATTGGATTACCTCCAACTGTAGGTTCCTCTTTTCCTCAACAAAAGTCATCCACATAcgaaaacttttttgatGCAAACTCTCCGTCTTCTCAGCAATTTCCATCTACATATCCTTCACGATCACAAAACCCGCTTTCTTCCAGTGGAGATGGTTCAACGGCAATTCATGCAGGCCCCATTCAACACCAAAACTCAAATGCCTTTTCCAATTATCCGTATCCATTAGACGCTTCTCATTTATCTTCTCAGCAACTTTTGTCGATGTATCGGGATCAAGTTTCTCATGGAGTTACCCCATCTACATTCCGCAATCATGAAAGTTTTATGCCTACACAGTTGGTATCAGCAACAGAATTATCTAAAAGTGTTGATAACGCAGTTTTGCCAATACCACCTACTACTGCACCGGCAGTTGTATCGCCTCCTGCTTCATCTTTCCCTTTAATGTCTTCAGCTGCTACATCTGGTAATATTAGTAGTCCTGCACTTTTTGATTCAGAGTTAGGTGCTAGGCCTGAAGGTTCTGTTGCAATTGAGCCGTCTAGAGTACTGCTACAATGGTCTAGTCAATCATCATCTCATACTATACCATCTGCAGGAGCCAGTATCCCTACATCTTCTTTAAAGTCGTTTTTTGAGCATGCCGCTGAAGCAGCTCGTAAATGCAATCTCGATCCGAGGGCCTTAGAAAGTTTTGAACAACACATGCTTTCTGATCGTTTACACGATCCCGTTgtattatttcattatttccAAATTCGTAACAGCATTTGTTGGCTTTGGATTAAAAATCCTACGCATGCCATATCCAGAGTTGAAGCTCAGGGCGTATGTGTCGATCGATGTTTGTTCCAATTAGCCTCTTTAGCTTATGAATTCCTTGTAAGGTATGGATATATAAACTATGGATGCTTGTCCTTTGATTCATCCTTTACGAATGAAACTAATACTGGCACAACATCCAGTTCTGCATCGAAGCAGAAGACTATTGCTGTAGTAGGCGCTGGTCTTACTGGTTTGATATGTGCTAGACAACTTACTGGCTTATTTTCTCAGTattcttcatcttttttgtcAAAGAATGAGCTTCCTCCTAAAGTTATTATACTTGAAGCTAAAGAAAGGACAGGAGGTCGTATTTACTCTCGAGCATTGCCTGTTTCTCATACTTCGGCTACCCAAATTAACCATCATACATCTAATTCGAATTCTATTTCTAGTAATTCCACTTCTTTAAACCCCAAGGATGTTACTGACCCGTCCCATATTCCTTCAGCAATTGATTTGggatttcaatttttattttcgcCTATGGACGATATTTTGCTTAAccttttaaataaacaattggGTATTGAAGTTACAGAGATGACTGGCTCAGATTTAGTTTACGATGAGACCGATACTAAAGTATTAGACATGGTTGAggtgaaaaaattaaacattttatgggaaaaacttttggaatATGTTTctgtttgcttttttattaacgtTGAGGAATCTGTTCGTATTTCTTGGATATCCCAATTTCAGTTGTTTATAGATGAAATGTTCCCTGATCATTTGTCCAAATCACTCTCATTAAATGCGTCACATGAattttccttcaaaaaaacaatgctAATACTAATTGATGAAGTTTCTTCTTATGCCAAACTCGGGAACAgtcaaaagaaatttctgATATGGTGTTTTAAGGTCGCGGAATTGGACGATACTTTGTACCCTCTTAACACAGTTGATACAGACTTCTCCAAAGATATTTTGATTCCAAAAGTTGCTAGAAGAGGTCTATCTCAACTGCCATGGGCATTACAATCTTATCCATCTCCCttaaatattcattatGAGAAGTTTGTATCTAAGGTaactattgaaaatgataaatgTACCCTTGATTGTAAGGACAACTCTTCTTATGAGGTTGACCAAGTTGTAATTGCTTGCTCTCCTTctcatttttcttcaaatataGAGTTTTCACCAGGTCTTCCTAATTTCGTGACtgaaaacataaaaagtATAGATTTCAAACCCGGAAAAAAG GTTATTCTTCGTTATGCAGCTGCTTTTTGGCGAAAGAACATTAGATCATTTGGTATTATACCAAAATCATTAAGTCAAGAAATGAACAATGATGAGAATGATGGTAAATcttgttttgttttgagAATATGGAATATGCTTCCTGAAACTGGTGTCCCAATATTAGTAGCGGATATCAATCCACAAATGACAAGTTCTTCTTCTAACGAGACCTCCCACTTAATTCAAGAATTACACAGTCTAATAGTAgatcattttcaaaatgattCAAACAGCTCAGCTGATTTATTAGATGCTTGGGTCACAAACTGGTCGAGAAATGGTGTCTATGACGGCTTAAATTCTTATCCAAATTTTGCCAATGATAAGCAGcaatatgaaaaaagatttaggCAAAGTCAGTTATCGTATAATTTGGGTCGCTTGCATATTGCTGGAGACTATATATTCAGTTGCGTAGGCTGTAGGACATTACAAAGATCCTTTTTATCTGGCCTTTCCGTATGTACAGGGATTATTGATTCATTGGCTCCAATTTCCTTAACCATACCTATCATTGGAGAAACCTCTCGCAAAGAATTGGATCAGTTTTTGCGAAACTCTAAagttaataattttgatcCCAATGCTGAAGCACAGCGTCACCTTTCTTATCAGGCAAGATATAGGTTGAAAAAGCAGGAAAGACTTGACGAGCATAAGGAAGAACAGGAACAGCTTGTAACTGAACTTCTTGGTTATTTACCTGAACCTCCTTCCAAGCCGAATGCAAATCCCTTTTTactttaccaaaaaatgcAGTGGCATGTATGCCGTGCACTTGCTGATGAAGACAAGCGAAGGTTAACAGGAGATAGTACAGCGAAGGCTACTATTAATGAAACACGTGCCAAACTAGGGAAAACTTGGCGCCAGCTTGATGATTTAGGTAAAAAACCTTGGATTGATGAAATTGCAGCACAAAGAGAAGCTTATGCTGGAAAAATTCTTCGTTATCAGCGCCTAACTAAAGAATATGAAATGAGAGCCGAGCAAATACGAAATGATTATGCGGCCAAATGCCAAGATGAACCTATTCCCGATGATGAAGCAAGATTGTTTATGCAAGCTCAACGAGAAGAAGagcaaagaaaacaaacTCAGGATGACAACATTTCCAAAAGTCGAGAGGCTAGCGACGAAGAGTATCATGACGATGGATCTTCTGATTCGGGTTATAATGGAACACgatattaa
- the ste7 gene encoding meiosis specific arrestin family membrane adaptor Ste7: MFLEIILDSATYSFDRVITGKICFETNAATSPRSFQIQLRIKGYAVYHHGFLSSPSHKHPTTASASDSDEATEIFTHSQPLPIPAGPSSKSHAIDFKFKFPSKSASSLPCSKSNDSMVNICYMLKATISKRYAFLGSSQSAKAELIMVPPNLAGKPLSANSSFGSSAKTFQLPEFDSVTPSASLYKQPSFNSNPAPITTSSATHTSQFSTSSSSSVNSVHTPVMVPNPYFQYNSSMTAPSSSSSSVAPFVPRRQFSVSSASDPPQTPISMSPPIPPTPSQFSAFMYQNQQSYLSPQSHYENPLSISSRPSPCCPSTPSSAVTLSNGFDSQSNAYNNSGTGPPMLYKFPQRSYTAPNTSFNSQRRMSSITSLPTASFCPVKHGVSPPSLAGNQPSPLSSPLTNSNVSPSTICSPDNNVTFVNLAPGEKLTFKIEPNDLMDEEEVVENSNMYSIPGKTVATTVCHSSSSSGDFSALSCHRNLSFSESLPTAEDQVHNNHCAVSPSRRSSSNALYLATLPMGYERSNSVSYCSDSSLSSPLPDDNMLQDPHALNMAYAKEFDVLINEVLQSL; encoded by the coding sequence atgtttttggaaataaTCCTAGATTCTGCGACGTATAGCTTTGACCGTGTAATCACCggaaaaatttgctttgaAACAAATGCCGCTACCTCTCCTCGTTCCTTTCAAATTCAACTTCGCATCAAGGGTTATGCTGTTTATCATCATGGTTTCTTGTCTTCTCCTTCCCATAAACATCCAACAACTGCTTCTGCCTCCGATTCCGATGAAGCTACAGAAATTTTTACTCATTCTCAGCCTCTTCCTATACCAGCAGGTCCCTCTTCAAAGTCTCATGCCATTGacttcaaatttaaatttcCTTCTAAATCCGCCTCGTCTCTTCCTTGTTCCAAGTCCAATGATTCCATGGTCAACATTTGCTACATGCTCAAAGCCACTATCAGTAAGCGTTATGCCTTTCTTGGCTCTTCTCAAAGTGCAAAGGCTGAACTCATCATGGTTCCTCCAAATTTGGCCGGTAAACCTTTGAGTGCTAATTCATCGTTCGGTTCTTCTGCTAAGACATTCCAACTTCCGGAATTTGATTCCGTTACTCCTTCTGCATCTCTCTATAAACAACCTTCCTTCAATTCCAACCCCGCTCCCATTACCACCTCTTCTGCTACTCATACTTCTCAATTTTCtacatcttcttcttcttccgtGAATTCCGTTCATACCCCCGTTATGGTTCCTAATCCCTACTTCCAGTATAATTCATCCATGACAGCTCCATCTTCATCCTCTTCCTCAGTAGCTCCTTTCGTTCCCCGCCGTCaattttctgtttcttcAGCCTCAGATCCACCTCAAACTCCCATTTCCATGTCACCCCCCATTCCACCTACTCCTTCTCAGTTTTCTGCTTTTATGTATCAAAATCAGCAGTCATACCTCAGTCCTCAGTCACATTATGAGAATCCTCTTTCCATATCGTCACGTCCATCGCCTTGCTGCCCTAGTACGCCTAGTAGCGCTGTAACCCTATCCAACGGTTTTGACTCGCAATCCAATGCTTATAATAATTCGGGTACCGGTCCTCCGATGCTTTATAAATTCCCTCAGCGTTCTTACACTGCCCCGAATACCTCTTTCAATTCTCAACGTCGAATGTCAAGCATTACCTCACTTCCGACTGCCTCGTTTTGTCCTGTTAAACACGGCGTTTCACCTCCATCTTTGGCAGGAAATCAACCTAGTCCTTTATCTTCTCCACTCACCAATTCTAATGTTTCTCCTTCTACCATTTGTTCACCAGACAACAACGTCACCTTTGTCAATTTAGCACCTGGTGAGAAGTTGACCTTTAAGATTGAACCAAACGACCTTatggatgaagaagaggTGGTTGAGAATTCCAATATGTACAGTATTCCTGGTAAGACTGTTGCTACAACAGTTTGTCATTCGTCATCTTCTTCCGGTGACTTTTCAGCTCTTTCATGTCATAGAAATCTATCATTTTCTGAAAGCTTGCCTACTGCTGAAGATCAAGTTCATAATAATCACTGTGCCGTATCGCCTTCCAGAAGAAGTTCATCCAATGCTCTGTATCTAGCTACTTTGCCAATGGGTTATGAACGATCTAATTCCGTATCATACTGTTCAGATTCAAGTCTTAGCTCCCCTTTGCCTGACGACAATATGCTACAAGATCCACACGCTTTGAACATGGCGTATGCTAAAGAATTCGATGTTCTTATCAATGAAGTCTTACAGTctctttaa